A window from Fragaria vesca subsp. vesca linkage group LG5, FraVesHawaii_1.0, whole genome shotgun sequence encodes these proteins:
- the LOC101291527 gene encoding pollen allergen Phl p 11-like translates to MLLIGATVRVECKDKSGVSLRYSKEGTTDSTGTYRIVVDEDHEDQICDAILVSSPQKSCSEATPGRDRARVILTGYNGIASNNRFANAMGFMRTEALSGCAQVFKQMQELDA, encoded by the coding sequence ATGTTGTTAATAGGTGCCACGGTTAGAGTGGAGTGCAAAGACAAGTCAGGTGTGTCACTCAGGTACAGCAAAGAAGGAACTACCGACTCAACTGGAACCTACAGGATTGTAGTTGATGAGGACCATGAGGACCAGATCTGTGATGCTATCCTTGTGAGCAGCCCTCAGAAGAGCTGTTCTGAAGCTACCCCAGGGCGTGACCGTGCCCGTGTCATCCTCACTGGCTACAATGGCATTGCATCAAACAACCGTTTTGCCAATGCTATGGGGTTCATGAGGACTGAGGCCCTGTCTGGTTGTGCCCAGGTTTTCAAGCAGATGCAGGAGTTGGATGCTTAG